The genome window ACGCGGAGCACCGGGGTGGTCCGGACTCACCGCAGGGCCGGGCGGGCAGCACcgcagcctgcagcagagccaggagcagccACATCGCGGCGCGGGGACGGCGGGCGGGTGACAGCGGGTGGCAGCAGCCTGAGCGGCGCCGGGAAGGAAGGCGGCGGCTGATGGCAGTTCCGCGCTCCGGGGCCGAGTCAGCAGAAAGGGGCGAGGACTTTGGCTGGAGGCGAGAGCGGGGCGCAGATAAGGAGGAGCAGACGGGGCGGTCGCGACCCCGCGCTCTGGGTCAGCCACAGAGCGGGGCAGGTCAGGGGCACCGGGCAGGAGACGAGCGGTGACACAGCGGCGTGACGGGACGGCGGTGGCCCCGGGAAGGGGTTACGGGGACGGCGGGGCTCAGGGCGGAGCCGCGGGGACGGCACGCGTCGGGCACAGCGCCCACCCTTCGGCCCGGCGCCCACCCGCTGCCAATCGCGCGCGGAGCGCGAAGCCACGCCCCCGCGTGGAGCCACGCCCACAAATATGACCACGCCCCGTAGCCACGCCCACACCCCGGGGtggccccgccccgcgccgaaGGACCCCACCGGCCGGGTTGGCGCTGCCCGCGGCGCGCCTGAgtgcccgccccgcgccgccgctcTCCGCCTCTCCGCCCCCGCGCCCCACCCGCACCCCTCAGCCCCGCTGCGGCTCAGGGCGGCGCGGATCCGGCGGGGCTCCGGCGCAGGCGCGGCCGGGCGCGGTGCAGGCGGTTCGGGGCAGCCCGGGTCCTTCGGCGCGGCGGAGCAcgaggcggcggcggcagcggcggcggcggggccaTGGGTGggctggagaagaagaaggtAGCGGCGGTCCGGCCGTGCTGTTGGGCTCCGGCCCGCCCGCTCAGCCCTCCCCGCGGTTCGGCCGCGTCCCGACTCTCCCGTTTCCCAGCCCGGCTTTCCTATTTCCCACCTCTGTTTCCCCCGATTTCTCCTCCGCGTTtcctgctgccccccccccgcccttcGCCGTTCCCCTCCGGGttcccccattcccccccttcccctcctccatccccccccGTCTCCCCCCGTACCCCCACGTGCATCCCGTTGGGACTCCCCCGTGACACCCCCGTGTCGCCCCCCAGTACCAGCGGGGCTCGGCCACCAACTACATCACCCGCAACAAGGCCCGCAagaagctgcagctcagcctgcccGACTTCAGGTGCGTGGCGGGGCCGCCTGCGGCGCGGCGCCCATCCGCTGCTCCCCCCGGGGCGGCCGCGGTGACGGCGGAGCCGCCTGGAGGCCGACAGCGCATCCCTCCCCAACAGGCGCCTGTGCATCCTGAAGGGGATTTACCCCCACGAGCCCAGGCACAAGAAGAAGGTGAACAAAGGCTCCACCGCGGCGCGGACCTTCTACCTCCTCAAAGACATCAAATTCCTCCTCCACGAACCCATCGTCAACAAGTTCCGGGAATACAAGGTGCTGGCCGTGCCGGGGATGGGGCCGTGCCGGGGATGGGGCCGTGCCGGGGATGGGGCCGTGCGGCGCTCTGAGCCCCGCTGTGCCCGCAGATCTTTGTCCGTAAGCTGCGCAAGGCGTACGGGAAGAGCGAGTGGGGCACGGCGGAGCGGCTGAAGGACAACAAACCCACCTACAAACTCGACCACATCGTGAAGGAGAGGTGAGCCCGCGGACCCGCTGTGGGGCCGCCCCTCTGCGGGCGCTGCTGGACGTGGTGCGGAGCTGCTGCGTTCGTAAGGAGGTGGTGAGGTGTGAGCGGTTGGGGAGTCGTCGTGGACGGCTCCGGGATCTCCACGATGATGCTGAGAAGTTTCCCACTCTCCCCTGAGGGTTTTCCATTGGCGCCCCGGGGGAGAGGCCCAGCGTGCCAACGCAGGTGGTTAATTTGGTGGTAGGAAAAGGAGGTGAGCCACAGGAGAGGGGGACCTGGCATGGCACATCTCTGTGTTGTCCCGGTGGTGTTTGGGAACGGACTGTGCCAACGGGGAgagaggagcagccctgggagctAAGAGCTGCCCTGACGTGATTGACGCAGCGCTCAGGGTGCtctgtgggagctgtggggccgCACAGTCTCCTCCTGCCCCAACACGTGCTCAGGGCTGTCACGCCAGGGCAGGAGGTGACCAGCTGGGTTCCTCGTCCCCCAGCTGGGGAGGTTGCTGGCTCTCAGGGCAGTCCTGAGCCCTGCAGCGCTGTCAGAAGGTCCCCGTGAGGCTCTGGGTGCCCGGCagggatgccccatccccacaggTTGCCTGGCACTCCGCGGTGCCTGCAGGTGCCCATCCCTTTGGGCACAGGAGGTCCCCACCAACTGCTGCGGCTCTGCATGGATCTGGGCAGCTTTGGGGCCGGGTGTGACGGCAGCATTCCTTCCTGCCCGGCTGCAGGTACCCCACCTTCGTGGACGCGCTGCGGGACCTGGACGATGCCCTCTCCATgtgcttcctcttctccacctTCCCACGGACAGGCAAATGCCACGTGCAGACCATCCAGCTGTGCCGGCGCTTGGCTGTTGAGTTCCTCAACTACGTCATCGCCTCCCGCTCACTGCGCAAGGTGGGCACTGCAAGGAGGGACGGGTcctgctgcctgtccccaggGCTCCTTTGCGTCCTTGCTGTCCGGGCAAGGATGGTAAGAACCAGGAGCACCCGTAGCCTTCATCACGCTCTTTTCCCACCAGGTCTTCCTCTCCATCAAGGGCATCTACTACCAGGCGGAGGTGCTGGGGCAGCCCATCACCTGGATCACCCCTTATGCCTTTGCCCATGATGTGAGTGCACGAGACCTGTGCTGCTATTGCTGTTCCCTTCCCTAGGGCTCGGGGGGGAGGTGTTGGGGATGCCTGCTCGCTCCTGTGCTGAAGAGACAAAACAGGTGAAGGCCAGGAGGCCTTTGGCAGCCCCTCCTGTCAGACCCTGGTGCTGGGCTGTACCAGTCTACCcggctctttctttcctctttgtcaATAATTAAAATATGCTCTGCCCCCAATTAAAGATTAACTGGCGGTTAGCTCAGCTGGAGGTGCCAGGGTGAGTTGATTCCTGTATCGTCtatgcagggcagcagggcagcacgcTCCTTGTGCAGCCATCCCAACAGGGCTCTGGTAGAGCTGCTGTGCCAGAACCGCTGGCATGCAGGAGCTCATAGCTGCTGCAGCGCTCTCCTTTTGTCCCGTGGCTTTTGGGACTTGGTTAGGTTAGAATGTTCCCAGTTTGTGGCCTTTGGTACAGCCCGTGGCAGTGTCACCTCCCCAGCATCCCCTCATGGAGCCCATGACCTTCCTTGATCCCTTGCATCCTGGCTATATGTCATGTATGTGGCCCCTGTCATGGGGCTGGCTGTATTCCTGCTGTGTGTCAGCTCCTGGCCCTGCTCTTTCTTGTCATGACCTGCATGCATCACCTGGAGAAGCAGCTTCATGCCCTGAGCTGGCACTGGGTGGACAGCACCCTGTCCCTTATTAGGGAGCCTGCTCCTTCATCCTTGTGTCCTGCCCCTCCCTGTGTGCCCACAGCACCCGACAGACGTGGATTATCGTGTGATGGCTACCTTCACTGAGTTCTACACCACCCTGCTGGGCTTCGTCAACTTTCGGCTCTACCACTCACTCAACCTGCACTACCCACCCAAGGTAAGGCCACCGCCTGCCCCGGGGACACGCCAGGCTGGTGGGAGCACCCTCTGCATGGAGCATTGCCCATGGGGACTTGTATGGGTGGTGGAAAGGCTGGAGGGGAGGATGTTTGGGCAGACAACGCTTGGGAGCTGTTTCCCCACCTTTCTGTTTGTCTCCAGATCGATGGCCAGGCTGAGGTTGAGGTAAAGCCTGCGGAAGGCAAGGAGTATGCCATGGATTCAGAGAGCTACCTGGAGGTGAGGGGCACTGCTGCCACCACGGTCAACAAGAGGAGTTTGTGTGCAAGGACTCTGTGTGCCCTCAGTGCCCTTCCTGGGGACCTCTTCTGGGCTGGGGCACTGGTGTAGGGGGTGAGGAGCATTGTCTGGCCCCTGCGTGGTGGAGATCCCAACTTCTCATCTCTTTGCTGCGGCCAGAGGAGGAACTGTGCTTAGTGCTGGGGCTTCTTCTGTGAGCCTACCCCTTCTCCCATTCCCAAAGCCCTGGCTGAGCCTTACATCTTGGTCTCCTCTGGTTGCAGAAACTGTCGGCTCTGAGCGCCAGCTTGGCACGTGTGGTGGCACCAACCCAAGAGGATGATGTGGAGATGGATGAGTTCCCTGTGGAGGGGGTAAGAGCCTGGTGGCCAGGGCTGAGCCACACCGTGTGCTACCTTGTCCTCAGCACGTCTTAAGGCTGAGAGAAGGCTGTCAGTGCCCAGTGTGGGACTGGGGGGACTGGCAGGAGGATGGGGGCAGttctgaaagcagagaggggctgtgctgcatgtgGGGAGGGAAGAGACTTGACTGCTTTGCCCCCGAGCAGGAGACTGCTGAGCAGATGGATGCGAGGAGGAAGGAACAGGAGGCCCTGGAGAAGCACAAAAAGCTGTTTGAAGGGCTGCGCTTCTTCCTCAACAGGGAGGTGCCTCGAGAGCCCCTGGCCTTCGTCATCCGGTACGCGGTGGGAGgtgttcctgcagctctgccacctCCTGCTGTCCTTCCCTGTCCTCTCCAGTAGCACTGCTGAGGCCGCTGTGACCCTGAGAGTGTCTGCTGTGTGACCGACCGCTTGGTGTGTTTGTCTGCCAGGTGCTTTGGTGGCCAAGTGTCCTGGGACAAGTCGCTGTGCATCGGTGCCACCTATGATGTGAGTGACCCATCCATCACCCACCAGATTGTTGACCGGCCCCGGGTGGAGCAGCAGGTTGTGGGCAGGTGAGCCGGACGTCCTGTCCCCAGAATGGCCATCTGGGCTGGTGGATGTTCCTGAACTTTCCCTTGCTCTGTCTGCTCCCAGCCTGCTCCGCTGCAGTCTTGCAGCCCCTTGGACAGCAGAGCATGGGGCAGGAAGGCACTGTCTGACCCCCAGCCCTGTATCCTTTTGTCCCCAGGTATTACCTGCAGCCTCAGTGGGTTTTTGACTCGGTCAATGCCAAGTTGTGCCTCCCTGTAGCTGATTATTTCCCCGGTGTGCTGCTGCCCCCACACCTCTCGCCCTTCGTgacagagcaggaaggagactACATCCCTCCGGAGAAGCTGAAGCTGCTGGCCATGCAGCGGGGCGAGGACCCAGGTGATGTGAagctcccagggctgcagaggatccaggcagtgctgctgcttcagcagagctctgcctgctgcagggccaCCGTACTCCATGGTCAGTAACAGTGATCTCTCCGTAGGGGAAGAgactgaggaggaggaggaggaggaggaagaggaagaagaggatgaTAATGATaaagatgaggaagaggaggaggaagatgagtccgaaaaggaagaggagatcAAATTGAAGAAGATGGAAGAGCAGAAGGCTCAGAGCAACAAGGTGCAGTGCATGGCAGTGGGATGCCACTGTCCTTCTGCCGCCCGTTCTGGGGGCGACCAGAGAGGATGCTGTGTCTCTTGTATTTGCACTGAGTGGT of Gallus gallus isolate bGalGal1 chromosome 15, bGalGal1.mat.broiler.GRCg7b, whole genome shotgun sequence contains these proteins:
- the PES1 gene encoding pescadillo homolog encodes the protein MGGLEKKKYQRGSATNYITRNKARKKLQLSLPDFRRLCILKGIYPHEPRHKKKVNKGSTAARTFYLLKDIKFLLHEPIVNKFREYKIFVRKLRKAYGKSEWGTAERLKDNKPTYKLDHIVKERYPTFVDALRDLDDALSMCFLFSTFPRTGKCHVQTIQLCRRLAVEFLNYVIASRSLRKVFLSIKGIYYQAEVLGQPITWITPYAFAHDHPTDVDYRVMATFTEFYTTLLGFVNFRLYHSLNLHYPPKIDGQAEVEVKPAEGKEYAMDSESYLEKLSALSASLARVVAPTQEDDVEMDEFPVEGETAEQMDARRKEQEALEKHKKLFEGLRFFLNREVPREPLAFVIRCFGGQVSWDKSLCIGATYDVSDPSITHQIVDRPRVEQQVVGRYYLQPQWVFDSVNAKLCLPVADYFPGVLLPPHLSPFVTEQEGDYIPPEKLKLLAMQRGEDPGEETEEEEEEEEEEEEDDNDKDEEEEEEDESEKEEEIKLKKMEEQKAQSNKALPVKVTAGKVRLEDKQRLEQEQQSEEKRLAIMMMKKREKYLYKKIMFGKKRKIREANKLAAKRKAHDTALKEEKKKTKKARRA